GCACCCCAAAGCATGAGTTTGATATGGGATAGCCCAGCCCACAACTACACTGGAGCGCTCTCTCCCTATAGTTCTACTTAGCGCCGATAAGGTGGCTCTCCAACTGCTCCGCCAGGCGCCAGCCGTCGCCGCGTTAAAGTTAATGTTGCAAAGAGCTGTACTGGAACACTTATTTCGTGTCCTCACCAACTTGGCGTCAGGAGAATCCGCTCGACTGATCATGTAAGATTAATGCAGTCTTTTATTTTCATGATGGAATAGCGCAATTCACCCGTTACTTCTACATCCCTTTCATGCTTGTGACGATCTCTCTCCCAACTTTAGGACTTAGCAGCGGTCTGGTCCCCATGTACCTGATTGAAATCGCTCCTGTAGCCATGCGCGGAGCCGCTGGAACTATGAATCAGCTCGGGGTCACCTTTGGACTTTTGTCCTCCCAGGTCCTTGGCATTCCACTCATTCTAGGGACGGAAGACAGGTGGCAGTATCTTTTTGGTAAGGATTCGTGACAAATCCCTCGCAGGGGAGGCGGCACAGTCGCTAGTGTCATGATGTAGATCCTAAGGTCGTGACCGTCCAGACCTTCAGAGCATGGTATTCACCATTCATTTGGTGTTTCTAAGTTCTTGTACTCTGTGAACATTATTTGTGCCATATGcaagtaatttccatgttttcgagGTTAACAGTATTCTAAATAGCACATATTGCCGTGAatgaaaaccgaaaccaaacttcgCCTAACTTGCATCGTGGCGGGGGGTCTCGCCTTTTCGGATCTAATGCCCTCTAGAGGGGTGACGTCAGTTAATAAGCTCTACATTGTACACGCTGGTTATAGGAAGTGTGCATCCCCCAAGACAATCACGTTTCGCAACCTTTAGAAGAAAACTAAGTATCTAAGCGATTCGTATACCGTGGCCTTTGCTTGTCTCCTGGTCCTCTGGTCCTAGAGTTCGCAAAGCAGGACCCGCAAGTCCGCAAATTTTGTATCAATGTATTTGCACTTACACACACTACTGAGGACGTCGCTGTTGCGAGAGGACGTCATGCTCCACGTGACCTTCGGACGGCACACCCTCAAACGTTGCCTCCGTGCAGTTTACTGACGATGTCCAGATAAGATTGAAAGAGTAACCAATGATGGTATGACTACGTCTGCGTTAGTTTTTTTTCCCCACCATTTATCTATGCACCACGTAGAGATACAAAGGCATATAAGGAGACTGGTTTTAGTGCCCCGTGgtgcagtggcgtcactaggggcgTGCGGTCCGCACCGGTTGACGCGACGGAGGGAAGTGACGCGCCGCACCAGTATGCCTAAAACAACGTCAGGAGACCTCCGCGAgtacacgatttttttttctgtgtgtggtgTAACATTATTATTTATCGTGTATGGCCAGATACCAGAAGGGGTCCGTTAATATGGCGGTGACGCAAAGACCTTCCGCATCGGGTGACGCGTATCTGACGCCACTGCTGTGGTGAATGTCTATGGAAGTATTAGTAAGACCCGCTTCCTTTTATCAGGTATCATAGTCATTCCACCAGTTATCCAGCTGCTTTTGCTGCCTACTTGTCCAGAAAGTCCACGATATTTGCTGATTTCAAAGCAGGAGGAAGCCGAAGCGAGGAGTGGTACGTAGTTCTGTATCAGCACGTATACAGTACACGCCGTATCAAAGGCAGCCGTCAGCACAAGCGTTCTAACGTCGTTTTCGTTTCCTCAGCTTTACAGTCGCTTCGTAAATCGACTGACGTGGAGGATGAAATCGAAGAGATGAAACAGGAAGATAGGGCATCGAAAGATGAGCCGGCGGTAAGGCGTGGTATTAGACGATACAATGGCTGCCGCAAATTTTTTCAGTCTGTCAACGGGCTTCTTTAGCCAATGAAcctgcttaaaaaaaaaaaaaaatcgcgtcgTTCTTGGTCTACGAAAGTAACTTCAACGCCCTTTCTGCGAAATTCCTATGCGCATGCGTCGCGGAACAATTTTATTTGTGGCACGAGATAGATGGCACGGCCATGTGAAGTATTTTCACACTAAACGTGGCTGGTGCACTTGAGATATTGATCCAGGTTGGACTCTGAAAGGAACGTGGGGACGTGGTATCGAAGTGCTTCCTAAAGTAAACGTGAACGGCTGTTGTTGGTTCCAGTTCTGCCCTCGTGCTCAGGAACCTATCAAGAGTAACTTATTCACCAGAAAGTGTAGCACATATACATGGTTTATTCCTTTCCAACACACTGGTTCCTAGCATTTTCATGGACCCAGTAGCAGATGTCAGTAAACAAGGAGAGTCAAGTGAAGTCCGAATTGTGGATCCAGTAGGCGAAGAAAATATAGCGGCCGTTTTCGCATCTCCGGAGCTGTCTCTCTAAACTATACAACTGAAAACTGTCAAAACAATGATGAAACATAACCTACATTTTCCGTGTCTGGATCTCAGACGTAAATTTTGACGcgcctgggggcttaatcgcttcatcgtcgttacggtcgttacaagctaacgagtggcgggaaattcaaaagggcgggcgggaaatttaaaaaggtgggcacgtgataaaacacgtgcacggcgctcttcacgcgatacgtgaaggccgtggtacacgtcacgcgcaatgtgtcgcGGGCCCACCTTTTTAGCTTCACGCAACGTTAGTCCTTCTTAGTCCTTATTAATGTAGTTTGCTACGTAGTTATCTTGTAGTTGAATTTGCACTGTTCTAGTTTATACATTGTGTGTATTTTAGTGAAGTACTGTTGCaaaattattttgtttttatggTATCTTGCAATTCGATTGTTTTCCATTCCCACTTCTCTCTGTAACGCTCCTAAGCCCTGAGGGTAAACTAaataagtaaaataaataaactgtaTACGTGAATATTGGATACACAACATGATGGAAGGTAACTGCTCTGAGGCTGAAAGAGACGAACACAGCCTGTTCGTGCCTAGGAATATGAACAATTGAAATAATTGCAATAtagcagtcgtcgaaaaaggcTGACCATTACGCTTCGGTCTGACAGCCACTTACCTGGTTCTGTCAGATCATGGAAATCTATCTGTTCTTTCAGGTGTCCATGCTACAGGTGCTAAAGGGCAAAGAGTACCGGCTCCCGCTTATAATCGGGCTCATGATGCATTTATCGCAGCAGTTCTCAGGGATCAATGCGGTAAGATATTTGCGCACGCTAATTTGAGATGTAACGGACCCAGTTGTCTGGGGTATATAGAATCCGCGGGAAGCTCTATGACCGGAGGTAAGCTGTGGTCATGAGCACAGTTACAATGGTTCACGACTATTCAACATATCAACTAAGCAGCTTGACCATGCGATTAATTGACATGCTGTGGAAGGTTCGAGCTCGCGTCCTTCGTATCAATATGTTCAGGAGAAGTTCACAGTTCAGTTCGGGACGACTTCGGAGTCTGGCGCTGCTGTAAACGTTAATAGCTCAGACTCTGAACCTCAGCGGAACTGCACGACTGACATTCGGAGCGGTATATAGTGCTGCAGCAACGTCTTACGGTTGTGTGGGTGGGACACGGGTCACGTGTTTGCTACTGCCTTAGCTCGATACCGTCGTCCGAAATGTGGCCCTTCCAACACGAGTTATCTCTCTAGGTTTTCTTCTACTCTGTGGGAATTTTCGTGGCAGCTGGAGTTCCCGAGGATGATGCCAAGTACGTCAACATTGGTGTAGGGGTGATCATGGTGGTCATGACGCTTGTCTCAATTCCCCTGATGGACAAAGCGGGCAGAAGGACTCTGCACCTTTGTGGCTTGGGTGGCATGTTCATCTTTAGTATACTCTTCACATTTTCTTTGGTGGCTAAGGTGAGAACGGCGAATATATCCTCGATTCGTGTGCCCAACGATTACGTAACATTCCAGtcactgcactctaagaaaaaatagaGTATATACCCAACTATTATACAGTGTAAAATCTTTGTCACTGAGATCACTCTTTTTTTTAGCGTATTGTTCACtcctttctattttctttttctttttttcgaaagCGTGTTACACTGTCGCCCAGGAGTGTAACTTAACCCTGCAAGGGAGTAAAAATTACTCTGCGTAGATGCGGGGAAAATTATGTTACTGTCCTTCACTTGCGTTACTTTGTTACTGCTCTTTGTTTATTGATGAAGAGTGCCCCCTTTAACATTCAGGCCATGTGCCTGACGTCGCCCTGTGCGTACACACACTGAGAGGGGTTATATGCACGGGCGTACAGACGCTGATTCTTGGACTGACAGAGGATGGCTCGCTAACACTCGCACATACTTTGGCGATCACTCACAAGCCGCGATTTTAGAGTACAGGCAGTCAATGGGCGAGAACCTGCGTATTCAGCGTCGTATGGCACCGCGGCATAAAATCGTCATAGCTGGATAAAAAGAGTATCGGAACAGTATactcttcaccacatagcatgctcctagccagccatcaccccgagtgacatcgttctctcccatgatttgtagaaaacgggaggcgcgcgcgcctttttgtgacacttgtgcagaaatgttaattgtcacaaaaaggcgtacgctctgcgctttccacaaatcaagagtgatagaggtatcactctgtacaatagttggccttcagcgtgctatgtggtgaagctttgttttaagggTGATAAGGCGGTGGTCACGGTAAAGATCGGTGGAATAGAGATTGTGAAAGTTCACTCCATGTACTCTTATttactctccccccccccttagagTGTAGGCCACTGGGTCATCTTCGTCAGCGTTGTCAGCACGCTGTTGTACGTGGTGTTCTTCGCCATTGGACCAGGTGAGTTTGTCAGTACCGAACCAGTACCGATAGTACCAGTATGGTGTGAGGACCATAAATGTGTGCACCACCACGAAGTACGACACCGGTACGAtggcctccttttttttttttttttgcgtatttACTTGTCTTCGATTTTTTGTTCTCGTTGATAGCCCTGGTTTAAAATTCGGTGACGTATCCTTTCAGGAACCATACCGTGGATGTTGATGGCCGAGTTGTTCGCGCAAGGTCCCAGACCAGCAGCCATGAGCATCGGCGTGCTCGTCAACTGGTCGGCCAGCTTCTTGGTCAGTCTCATCTTCCCGCCGATGCAGGTGTGCTTTTAAGGACATAGGAAACACCCGCATGaaacactttcatagatgtggttttattacatcatggacgcattgtactcTACGCCAGAAtactaagaaaaaagaaaaaaagaattattcttctacgtgccGTACTCAGCGAGGTACAAGCcatcgaacacactcccgagcaaagcgcagacgtcagagCTCTGAGCTGCtcccattcccattggcagccgtaagcacgtgacttctcgtgcgctgcctcactggcggcggctagggttgtgacgtcagagccgcacgagtttcggtattcgcggtgcccatttccCCCGCTTCTATTACgatcttcgctgtgaaactttcgaTGCAGGTTTACGGCGGTGCAAAGAACCGCCTTTTAAATTTATCAGGGATAACCTGTTGCAACCCTTTTAgggcccagtttcaccaacgctggttaacgtCGAACCGAGATCAAGCTTTGCTAAAACTTGCTGCTAGGTGAACACTaaattcttttttacaaacgttagttggcgacgtgatgaatgtttccgTGACAATGGCTCCCTTTAGTGAGGGAGAGTTAATGTTTatcggcgttggtgaacccGGGCCTCAGTGTTGCTTCAGTGTCATTCTGCCACCGTTGTATGGTCTGAATTTTCGGGTAGACAAAGTTTCTTACGCTGCAAAAAGCGTGGTTGTGCCTCTAATGGGTAACACTGGTGATATGTATTGATGACGCGCGAGTTTAATGGCACTTAATGGCGAGTTGGTGATCTTTACTAGCGCTGAGGCATGTTGCGTAAAAATTAATGTTCCGTTCTGCAATGCATTACAGGGGGTACTTAAAGACTACTCCTTCGTCCCCTTTACGATTCTCCTGGCGATTTTCTGGATCTTCACCTTCAAGAAGGTCCCAGAGACGAAGAACAAAACCTTCGAAGAAATTGCGTCCCTTTTTAGGGCGACATCTAGGGCGACATCAACGCCGATAGCGGAGGCGGAATTGCAACCCGTCCCGGCAGGGAACGAACCTCAGATAGTGGCGCCAGAAACGCCGAAACAAGACGAAACACCGCAAGCAGCAGCACCAgcaccagcagcagcaccagcaCCAGATGGGGAACAACCTAAACACCACGTGCGGAAGACGAAGTCGAGGGAGTCTACGAGATCACTCGATAGGATACGGTCGAAAGAGGAGCATAAACATAAGAAAAAATCGTCTGAAAACATCGCCTGATGGCCTCGTCTACGTGCGCTTTTTACTTTAAATGGACGTGTCGTTTTTACGTGCTCGGATAAGAGCTGCGTAGACAATTGCGGTTGCAATTCGCTATTTTTCACTGCAATGCTATTTTTATATTCCGTCagtaaaaatataaaaaaacttTGACAAATCTGACAGGCGGGTCTTGCGTTTCACTGTCTCACATAGCAAACGATTTCGTCAGCGCCCCCGATAATAGGTAAAAATACGTAACACATATACTTACAATATTAATATTTGGCTTAAATGTCCCTCCCCATCCACCGCCGAAGGTGACCCTGAATTAACTCATTAACTCAATTACCTTCACACTGGCGCTTATGGCGAAATCCTGCTTAGAAATCCGGTTCAGTCATACAATTCACATGCTGCACTTCACTTCATGCTGCTTGCAATCCAGTTCAAATTCAGTTGCGATCCACTCCCCATTTTCCCgacgtaataaaaaaaaaaaaaaaaaattcgctcgGGCCTTCTGTGATGGAGATTGCGGGACATATTTCCCCATTCCTCTCCCAGGCCGAAATCGAACTCCCAGGGAAACAGTAGCAACCGGAAGCAGAGAGGGCCGTTGCTATGGTAACGTCGGGACACTGTTGCCCGGCAAGCGCCTGCTGTCGCTTCGAAGGGTTTCTCAGTGGGGCCTGTCATCAGCGAGAAAGCTTTTATGAAGGAGGTGTTCTTTTCACGATATCGTACGTTTATATAACACCTCAATAAAAGCACGATTAAATCGTAAATACGCCGCATCCCGTCTCTCACGTTCGTCCcgatattgtttttttttttttttctccttgcataTTAAAACGGTGGCAGTGTCCATATTGTAATCTGTACCCGCTTCGGTCGATGAATCCGCATTTCGCCCAGACATACACTGCAGGTAGCTGCGGTACAAAGGCAGGCGCAACATGTCCATGGTGGAGGAAGGTGTAAGTCGTACCTTTGAAAGCACCTAGTTATGCTATTTACGCATACTATTTGTTATTTTGTAGTATTGTGCGTCAGCGTCCTTGCTAACCATTACCAAGCACACTGTTCAGCGTGGCGGCATTGACAGTCCTTCAGGGGTTACCATGGTAGTCAGGCATTGCAGAGTACACGGGAAAAGATACCGTCGAATGCAGCTTCCTCGCTCGCGTTTGACCCGTATCGATCTTCCTTAAGAAAAGGGAGGGGAGGGGAATGGGTGCTGGGGGACACCAAACTATCCGTCTTGCGCTGATAGGACCGTTCGGAGCCTGAAGATGTCGGGTTGCGGAgggtgggggggagggggcagtAAGGCCTCGATCTGAGCTTCATCATTCTTACGTGCATCGCTTCTATACAACTACCACGGATTAGTACGAAAGGTGTAGTTTATTGGGAAGTCAGACGCGCCGCCGTCAGATAATATACGTGAAGAATATATTTGAAGAATAGGGCACGCCGGGGTAGAATCTGGCCATACAAGAAAACAGCAAGCACAACGTTCCAATACGCTGAAGAGGCGATgtagcacacataaaaaaagtgCATTATCCGAAACAGGTCATATCTTCTGCAATGGACACTCTCGGTGTAACTCCAAGTCACCTTATGACTGTGCAGAACATAAATCTTCCTCATATCGTTtcaattacaaaaacaacacataCGTTATGTAGACATGCTTACAGGCTACGTATTACATTCGCATTTTATCGACAGGCATAGGTTTTACGAACAGAGCATTCGATTAGAAAGTATTTTATCGAGAGCGAAGCGTACACATCGGAAATGTAAATAGTGCTCATCTGGCAGAACGCTACACTGAAGATGACGTAAGTACAGACTCTTGGTTCAATTAGTGTTTTCATCATTGGTTGTGAAGTGTATTCACAGCTTCTAAATCCCTGCAGCTAAAGATAAACTCCAAAACCCAATCACGTCCAAGACACACATAAATGAAGTAGACACACACACTTCTCCTATACTTCATTGTGTCAACTTCATTTTGTCTGTGTGCCTTGGACGTTCCTATGTTACAGGCTTTCAAGGTGCAAGCCCAAATTATCCTCCTGATGATAAACCCGGTCACCATGTTTCACATATTGCTACGTCATTCCATACA
This genomic stretch from Ornithodoros turicata isolate Travis chromosome 9, ASM3712646v1, whole genome shotgun sequence harbors:
- the LOC135368524 gene encoding glucose transporter type 1-like isoform X1, whose amino-acid sequence is MSGDAAKKPQVTGKLVISMFAAVLGMFLFGYNLGVINAPQKMLEEFISTVYLERSGQEIDANFRDWVWAIAVSVFAIGGMAGGISGGMVANRFGRKGGMLINLVLAIIGGTFMGITKSVRSIELLILGRLIAGINCGLSSGLVPMYLIEIAPVAMRGAAGTMNQLGVTFGLLSSQVLGIPLILGTEDRWQYLFGIIVIPPVIQLLLLPTCPESPRYLLISKQEEAEARSALQSLRKSTDVEDEIEEMKQEDRASKDEPAVSMLQVLKGKEYRLPLIIGLMMHLSQQFSGINAVFFYSVGIFVAAGVPEDDAKYVNIGVGVIMVVMTLVSIPLMDKAGRRTLHLCGLGGMFIFSILFTFSLVAKSVGHWVIFVSVVSTLLYVVFFAIGPGTIPWMLMAELFAQGPRPAAMSIGVLVNWSASFLVSLIFPPMQGVLKDYSFVPFTILLAIFWIFTFKKVPETKNKTFEEIASLFRATSRATSTPIAEAELQPVPAGNEPQIVAPETPKQDETPQAAAPAPAAAPAPDGEQPKHHVRKTKSRESTRSLDRIRSKEEHKHKKKSSENIA
- the LOC135368524 gene encoding glucose transporter type 1-like isoform X2, encoding MSGDAAKKPQVTGKLVISMFAAVLGMFLFGYNLGVINAPQKMLEEFISTVYLERSGQEIDANFRDWVWAIAVSVFAIGGMAGGISGGMVANRFGRKGGMLINLVLAIIGGTFMGITKSVRSIELLILGRLIAGINCGLSSGLVPMYLIEIAPVAMRGAAGTMNQLGVTFGLLSSQVLGIPLILGTEDRWQYLFGIIVIPPVIQLLLLPTCPESPRYLLISKQEEAEARSALQSLRKSTDVEDEIEEMKQEDRASKDEPAVSMLQVLKGKEYRLPLIIGLMMHLSQQFSGINASVGHWVIFVSVVSTLLYVVFFAIGPGTIPWMLMAELFAQGPRPAAMSIGVLVNWSASFLVSLIFPPMQGVLKDYSFVPFTILLAIFWIFTFKKVPETKNKTFEEIASLFRATSRATSTPIAEAELQPVPAGNEPQIVAPETPKQDETPQAAAPAPAAAPAPDGEQPKHHVRKTKSRESTRSLDRIRSKEEHKHKKKSSENIA